From Toxotes jaculatrix isolate fToxJac2 chromosome 7, fToxJac2.pri, whole genome shotgun sequence:
aactgaatatatttgggttttggacCTTTGGTAGGACATaacaagacattttaagacagatgagtcatttttttgtcagttttatagTGACATTAGATCCTGTTAGCAGTAGATGATGGGAAAAATAACATCTGTCCTCAGCTATAACCCTAAAACAATAAGTCttatgaatgtgttttattcttaaaagagaaaaaactagcaaacaaaaaacaaaaacaaaagaaaagcaaaaaaataaaaaatagaaaaaaatagggTTACAGCTTCACAATGTTTGTATAACTTTTTTGGTCCCACATTAAACAATTCTGAAAAATCTGCCCAACAGTTAAACCTAGTTGGTGAGCCGTGATCTGATCTATCCCCTTATTAAATCAGatgacacaaaaacatgaaagtaTGTTGTAATCACCAGTAGAGCCTCTAGGTGTTACAAATTAGGGggcaaaaggaagaaaaatgctTGAAGAGCTTTAAAGCTAAAATAAGCACAACACTATTTATCAGCAGGAGTTCCACAGTCTTATCTGAGATTGCAAgccttttaaactttttttacCGAGTACACTCTAACTACATCTAAATCACCCACTGTTTGCTCAGTACTTGGTTTAGTTTCTCCAGCTACATAGCAAACACTGCATATAGCACGGTCGAGCAGGACCCtccttgtgttttcctttaagCTTTTACTACAAACTGGAATTAAACGCTTGGCACCACCTCACCTGAGTCATATTTTTAACACTTCACATCCAACAGCCTTTATTGTGGAGAAATCTAATCTGATTAATAGTAATATGAGTTGTTTATCCAGACCTAACAATATCTGACTGTCTCTGTAGTGTCACACAGTACAGTGACATAGAAAACATTAATTATGACAGGCCTGGATTGTCTTTCACCGACTGTGATGCTACCATCTGCTGGATTCATTTGTTCATTACAACAGATCATTTTCTACTGATTTCATATAAAATGCTGTCATGACAAACGTTTGCTGCACCTGAAACTGTAGCTGGGAACAGTTTACCCAATATTCAGCTTCTCTTGAATGCTGTCACTGCCACAGTATCACATATTTGTAAGTTGAATCTTATTCACAATGACACATGCTGTCAAACTGAGTTACTCCTGAACAGGCAGTTCTGGTTAATTAATACTGCAAGGGTGAAAATTACTCCAATCACAAGCTTAATAATTAACAATCCTGCCATTCATATTcacaaaattctgttttttgaTGTGTGTGGTCAAAAAAGTGTACATTGGGAGATCACACATTTTGAGTCTTTACGGTGTGTAAACCTTTGAGGCATTTGCACTTGTAATTCTGAAGTCTTGACAGTGTTTTAGGGAAAATAAGTTtagttgaaaaaaacaaacaaaaaaaaaaccataaggATGCCTTGTGTCTGCCTGTTTTGAGCAGACCCTGTATGTTTGTAATCACATCAGCAAAGGTCAGGTTAAACACCAGCATTTATTGTTACAGAACAATCTGTGTTTAGCTGTAAATAACAGAGAATGAATATGACAGGAGGCTTTATAAACCTACAGGAGGGATTAAAACCTTCATTCTTGTTTCACTAAGCAGCTTTGAATGGAATTTACTAAATTTGATCTGTAAATCTTGCGGACAATAGTGACTGACAGGAAACTTTAGACTTTGAAAGTAGGGGATATTAATCCTAGTGAAATGCAAGTGTGGAGATATAGATTGATGCTTGCTTACTGGAtcatcaaaggaaaaaaacattgactcaaaatgtaaatttacttctttctcctcctcctcctgcaaaTAAAACCTGGAACAAGACTTATATGAGCCCTGGGAAGTATGGGGTTGGTTGCCAATGTGTAGTAACTGGAAATCACCATCATTTTTGTCCACCTATGATGTTTGtcttggcagtttttttttaaacaaactgatGTGGGGGGGTCAAAAACCAAGGCTGTCTGCTGCCATAGACAAGCTGAATACCATATTAAAAGGCCATAAGAAGCTATTACAGGATGATGACACCAAATTTCCCTTATTCTCCCCTAATTTCCGAGATACTCTTGAGTTTTTTATTTATCGTTTGTGATAAAACCACTGAAATATCTATGACATGTGAAAACTGAGTGTTGCAGTAGCACAAGTCGAGTAGTAGGAGTCACAGGGACAGCAAACTGACTCACTAATGTAACACAGGCAGTCATATTAGACCAGGTCaggctgtagcagcaaaaccccTGAGAGTATTGGACTGAGTAAAGGTGCATGTTATTGTTTAGGAATTCAACGTCTTCCTAAGAGAAAGATGTGCTATTCCTCTTTCAAAAGTTACACCTTTGCATTAGACTCATTGTGGAATGTTTCTCATTAGTAGCACTGAAGCTTTCAAATTCTGTTTATCATACAGTATATCATATCAtgatatttccatttttcacaGTGGGTTCTACTTTCCGGTGTGTCCCTGTGTTTTGCAAATGAATTTCACCTCTTGTTCGTCTGACACACTACAGTAACAAGACTAACTTAAGTCTGGTagctttatttaaatgtcagaGCTTTAACAACTTAAATCCTTAATTGTTTTAACAAGTCAGCAGTGGTTGGCACCCGGAAGGTAAATAAAGGTTAATAGACTACTGCACAGTTCATCATGTCATCAGCCAGTGGCCATGCAGAACGTCTGGTCAGCTGTTAATCAACAGGACTATAATCTGATATCTAATAAGAGGATTCACTTGCAAGCAAAGTTATGTTAGATGCTGGACTTCTTTTGAGTAGTTTTGCCATGTGGTTTAATCACTGCTTCCTGCTGGTTAGTGTAATGTGTCATAACCTGTCACAACCTTACAGCAGATGCCTTTCTATAGgtttaatataaaaacaaaagattatTTCCTAgactccttcaccccctcccaATCAGGAAGTAGGTTAATGCTTAAAGCCTTTATCCTCTTTTATGTATCCACCATGCTCGCTTTGTTCCCCTTCAGTGCAGAAATCTTAAACCAGTGCAAAATAGCAACCCACAGAAACCATTTAGAGacaattctttaaaaaatacttttactaaaataaaaatttgcaAAGTACCTtgtgatgaattaaaaaataaataaataaaaatcacataGTCTTGTAGTTTTCCCACAAACAACATAAAAGTAATGACAGACACGCAATGGTATTTTCCAATCAAAGCCCTCCAATATGACTTCCTTGAGTAATCTGTAGGGATTTCAAAAAGATTAATTCATGGCACGGTGCCTATGTATTCATACATGAATGTATTGAAAATGTCTGTTATTGTTGCTTATACTGTCTTCAAATCACTCAAATCAGATGTATTACTATAAGTCCATGTCATAAGACATTTATAAAGCTAAAAGTGGGCAAATTTATTAGGGGCATTTGTTTAGATATGCCACGCAGCCAACATAATGTCAGCCAGGCAGCTCAGCAGGGGATAATGGTATTTAGATGTCCTGTAAGCACGCGGATCCTCTCAGTCAGCAACATTAATGGGGCCATGAGGCATCCTGCTCATGTCCTCCATGCTTAGGTGAGGGGGGTATTAGACAGCAGTAATGCTGGCTGGTCTGAgtgctctgtctgctgtgtagtCTGGGGGGATCGACATGGGGAGCACCAGCAAGATGGTCAACTTGTGGAACAGGAGACAGAGTCTCTTCCCCAACTACAAAGTCGCAGATTCAGATATTAATCGAAGACCTTCTGAGATTGTTTATCCACTAGCCAAGGAAAGCTGCGTGAAGACATGGAACTCCATGCAGGAGCTGAGCAGAGACATCTATGATATTTACGCTGAgtatgaggatgatgaagatgacagTGCTCTGTACAGCTTCTCCAGGCAGATTTCACCCTCCAAGAGGAACTACATGATCAACATCAATGTAGGGGGGAAGCCCTATCAGATAGCCTACAAGATGGCTGCCAAGTATCCCAAGACCAGAATAGGACGACTGGCTACCTACACTGACCACAACATGAAGCTGGACCTGTGTGATGACTACACTGTGACCAACAATGAATACTTCTTTGACAGGGACCCGGATGTCTTCCACAGCATCTTCAACTTCTACAGGACTGGTGTGCTGTGGATCAAGGACGAACTGTGTCCCCgcaactttctggaggaaatcAACTACTGGGGCGTGAGGATCAAGAACACCCACCGCTGCTGCCGCATCTCCTTCGAAGAGAGGCAGGACGAGCTGAATGAGCAGCTGAAGatccagagggagctggaggCTGAGGTGGAGATCGAGGAGAATGAGGAGCTCTTTCATGATATGTTCATGGGCCAGAGGCGCCGAGCTATCTGGAACCTGATGGAGAAGCCATTTTCATCTGTTGAGGCCAAGTTGATGGCTGTGGCCTCCAGTCTGTTTGTCCTGATCTCCCTGGTGGCCATGACTCTCAACACAGTGGAGGAGATGCAATACAGAACTCATACAGGTCAGCTCAGTGGCAAGACACACTGGGAATACGTGGAGTCCATGTGCATTGCCTTCTTCACCATGGAGTACCTGCTCCGTCTGGTGTCCACCCCAGACCTCAAAGCCTTCAGCAGGAGTGTGCTCAACACCGTGGACCTAATTGCCATCCTGCCTCAGTATCTGCAGGCCATCCTAGAGTTCTTTGACAATGAGGAAAACTACATGAAGCATGAGGCTGACATGCAGGCGGTGGGGCAGGTGGGGAAGCTGGGGCAAGTGTTGAGGATCATGAGACTGATGCGAATCTTTCGTATCTTGAAGTTGGCGCGACACTCCACAGGTCTGCGGGCTTTTGGCTTCACTCTGCGTCAGTGCTACCAGCAAGTTGgctgcctcttcctcttcattgcCATGGGCATCTTTAGCTTCTCTGCCATGGTTTACACTGTGGAGCATGACATGCCGCACACAAACTTCACCAGTATACCTCATGCATGGTGGTGGGCAGCTGTAAGTACATCTTTGCAAAATATAATAGTGTAAAAGACCAGTGGAACAAGAATCTAAAGTGACAACACAGAGGGAGAATACACAGTAATCTTAAAAAATGTGTCACCTCGTACTTTATGTGGGACTCGCATGGTCAATGGGAAGGTTCAAACTACAGATagtatatttatctttttatctttgGCACCTGGTCAGTTTTACAGGGGCAAGTAACCAGATTAACGTCTTTATTTGagctaaacatttaaaatgaaccttCGGTTCACTGAGTCTGCCTGTAGCCATGaataaacacatgaacagaaCATTCACCTCCCTCTTTGACCGAGTGGTAGAATCTTACCTCTAATCCTGGGAAAGGGAACAATAATCCTTGTAATCATAGTAATGACTATAGTAAAGGTTACTGTAAGcactgctctctgctgctgaatcCTGCTGTAGTCATGTGAACAGAAGCAGAAGAATTGTGTGCAGTCTTTCTGTCACTGGAGCACCCACCCTTTTCTCAGTCAGTTTAGCTGCAGCCTGTAAGCAGGAAACCTCAAAAGTCTATGAACGGGGACAGCGGACATAGCTTCAGGTACATCTCATGAAATTTAAGGTGCAGTCAAGAAAATGATGGCGGCAGCATgatggttagcactgttgcctcacagcaagaaggctCTGGGTTTGAATCCAGAATTTTCTGtgtggcttcctcccacagtccaaagacatgcacattaggttgaTTGGTGTCTCTAAATTGTCTatagtgtgaatggttgtttgtctctatatgtcaggcCTGTGACATACTGGTGACACCTTTCTCCCAAAGTCTGCTGGGACTGGCTCCAGCCTCCCCCGTGACCCTTTAGTGGATAAGTGGTatagataatggatggatgtGAGTCTTAATGAGTGCCATGCAATTATTTGAGCTTAAAATTaaccataaataaaatacatggtCACTTATATTTTTAGTACTTTGACTGCTAACACAATTACAACATGAAGTGGGGCGATATGGAAGCTTAGAGACATTTTGTCTTCATCATGCATCTCTTTTTGTAAAGATACAAAATGCCCTAATTTAGACTGACTGAACCTGTCTGCTGGTCGGGCTTGTGATTCATGTTCTCCATCAGCAGTGACTGCTCTCCTCACCTCCCTGCAGGTCAGCATCTCCACGGTGGGATACGGAGACGTCTACCCAGAGACCATACTGGGTCGTCTTTTCGCTTTCATCTGCATCGCTTTTGGAATTATCCTCAATGGGCTGCCCATTTCCATCCTCTTCAACAAGTTCTCAGACTATTATTCTAAACTCAAGTCCAATGAGTACACAGCCTCCctgaagaaaagagggaaagtgagATTTGCCAAGAGGACAATAAATAAGCTTAGCGACTGCTTTGGAAACCACAGGTGTCATTCACACTGATTTTTTATGTACTTGACTGTGAaactgtacagaaaaaaaaaatcacatgtgATGGGGATAAAATTATGTAACTTTTAGTGATTATTCTTAAAACTCCCAAACACAAGCATGTGTACAATCAGTCTTTCAGCCCACACAGCA
This genomic window contains:
- the LOC121184459 gene encoding potassium voltage-gated channel subfamily V member 2-like; amino-acid sequence: MGSTSKMVNLWNRRQSLFPNYKVADSDINRRPSEIVYPLAKESCVKTWNSMQELSRDIYDIYAEYEDDEDDSALYSFSRQISPSKRNYMININVGGKPYQIAYKMAAKYPKTRIGRLATYTDHNMKLDLCDDYTVTNNEYFFDRDPDVFHSIFNFYRTGVLWIKDELCPRNFLEEINYWGVRIKNTHRCCRISFEERQDELNEQLKIQRELEAEVEIEENEELFHDMFMGQRRRAIWNLMEKPFSSVEAKLMAVASSLFVLISLVAMTLNTVEEMQYRTHTGQLSGKTHWEYVESMCIAFFTMEYLLRLVSTPDLKAFSRSVLNTVDLIAILPQYLQAILEFFDNEENYMKHEADMQAVGQVGKLGQVLRIMRLMRIFRILKLARHSTGLRAFGFTLRQCYQQVGCLFLFIAMGIFSFSAMVYTVEHDMPHTNFTSIPHAWWWAAVSISTVGYGDVYPETILGRLFAFICIAFGIILNGLPISILFNKFSDYYSKLKSNEYTASLKKRGKVRFAKRTINKLSDCFGNHRCHSH